In Symphalangus syndactylus isolate Jambi chromosome 9, NHGRI_mSymSyn1-v2.1_pri, whole genome shotgun sequence, the genomic stretch TCAGCATAGAGGTAGTATTTCAAGCCTTAAGATTGAATGAGATTGtcaaaggaagagcaaagcaaTCTCATGATTTAAGGCAAAGTATGATAATCAGCTAAGACACTGAGAACTGGGAAGCCTGGATGATTCTGAGACATTTTGAAGCAAGGAACAGTAGAACTTAGAACAGAAAGCAAATGACTCAGGGAAAAACATCAAAGGTGATACCAGGTTTTATAACCTAGGAGAGAAGAATGATTGAAATGGGGATAAAAGGGAGACGAAGAGTAATTAGGAAGAGGATTTGATTTCTGAAAATCAATTATGAGCAGTAGTTCCCTGTTTATCCTATTGCCTTGTGAAAATGATTAGTACttgccaggttcagtggctcacacctgtagtcccactgctttgggaggccaagccaggaggatATCTTgaagtcaggactttgagaccagcgtgggttgaccccatctcttaaaaaaaaaaaaaaaatagccaggcatggtgatgtgcctgtagtcctaggtacttgggagactgaggtgggaggattgcttgagcccaggaatttaaagCTTCAATGAACCATGATCTcgccagtgcactgcagcctgggcgacagggcaagacctgtcaaataaataagtaaatagcagTTTGGTCCTTTGTTGGAGGAACGTCTATTCTTTGCTTGGACACTGCGGTTTTTCCTTGGGCAGCAGAAGCAGTGTGGCGATTGAAGAAGTGACCTAAAACTTTGACGTTAGGTAGAAGCAAATGGCCCAAGCCAAGACAACTGCTTATAAATCCACTGGTGGGAACCCCTGCTCCTAACAGCAGGGTATTAAGTGTCCCCTCTACCAGTCTGGTGAAGAAACCTCATTGCTACGGGCCTGGGGACTGTGGCACTTCTAGAGATTCTCGTTACCAGAAATTGACCTAGCTTCTCATCTGGAAGCTGCCTTTCCAGAGGTTGGTGAGAGAGATCACCCAGGATTTCAAAACCAACTTGAAGTTTCAGGGCACAGTCATTGGGGTGCTGCAGGAGGCTAGTGAAGTGTACCTGGTGGGTTGGTTTAAAGATGCTAATTTGCGTGCCATCTATGGTGAGAGAGTTGGCTCTCATGCCCAAAGACATCCAGTTGGCTCGCCAGACACGGAGAGCGCGAGCTTAAGTGAAGGCAGATTTTAaggcattttatataaattctgTAAAATACTTTGGTTTAATTTGTGACTTTTTGGtgagaaattatttataatatgttGCATTTGTGCTTAAGTTATTCCGTCTTTTGGGATGAATGTGAAAAGTGACTGTTCATAGACCTCAGTGATGTAAGCACTGTTGCTCAGGAGTGACAAGTTGCTAATATGCAGAAGGGATAGGTGACATTTCTTGTTTCTCATGACGCATGTTTCTGTATGTTAATGACTTGTTAGGTAGCTATTAAGGAATTAGAgttgataaataaatgtgtataggTTTCTTTTGCAATATAACTGGTTATGACTTGATCCAAGTGTTTAACATTTGGGACTAAGTCTGACCATACATTACTGTGATAGAATGTGGGCCTTTTCAGGGGTGAAGATACAAGCCTTAACCACAGTATAACTTATAGTttccttaaacaaacaaacaaaaacctagcaTGGAATACATTATGTgcatttataatagctattttaaatattgtagtgtcaacatttaaaaataaattgttttacatTCACAAATGGTGGGGAGTCTTGTCATTAAGGTGTGTGTAACTTAGAATCCACTTGGTTTTCTCCTAACTGGACTGCATTTGTTTTCATAGTAGTAAAATGTTATGTGTATTACACCTTGCATAAGTCCTCATTCTACTACGTGTTAACTAACCCTCTAGCTGATAATGCAAATGCTAACTGTGGGATTTTATTTATAAGAACTCTAGAATAAATACCAGTTATTCGTACCAACATCAGCTGTTACTAATACTCTGAAGTAGAACTTTTCATTGTGTTGTGGTTGGTCTCATAAGTAGGTTGgatttttctcctcttctaaGACAAAACAAtagtgaaattattttctttctcttttctctctttctgtctctttctctctttctcccttcccttccctcccctcccctcctcttttcttttctcttctcttctcttctcttctcttctcttctcttctcttctcttctcttctctttctttcacaggGTCCCTTGCTcaacctgttgcccaggctggagtgcaatgacatgatcatggctcactgcagcctcaactgacatgatcatggctcagtgcagcctcaacttcctggactcaagcaatccacccgcatcagcctccaaaatggcacatgctaccatgcccagctattttatttttacttttagtagagatgtggtcttgctatgttgcccaggctggccttgagccattgagctcaagtgatcctcctgccttggcctcctaaagtgctgggattacaggcatgaaccactgcgccttgAGGGGTTTGTTTGTATTAAAAAACTTGGTGTCGGGGAGGAGCACAAAGCTTCAACCCATTGAACCTCTGCCAGTTAAGATGGTGTTGGGTTAGGTTACATCTGGTTACTATCCTGGGAAAATCACTTCTATAGAGATGGCCTTCCAAGtggttttaaaatgtatctttctgtctgagtgcggtggctcatgcctgtaatccctgcacttcgggaggccaaggcaggtggattgcttgaggtcaggagtttgagaccagcatggccaacattttgtatttttgtattttctctcctaaaaatacaagaattagccaggcatagtggtgggtgcttataattccagctacttgggaacctgaggcaggagaatcacttaaaccctgtaggtggaggttgcagtgagccgagatggccccactatactgcagcctggatgacagagcgagactccatctcaaaatacatttaaaaaatgtatccttCTATTGAAGTTTTTAGGTTAATTATGTATATGTTGACTAAATTATGAATTAAGTTGTttatcaaaaaaataagtaaaaagcaaGTAAAGTAagtaaaagtaaagtaaaataaataaaatcaacctTATAATTCACTTTTTCTTAAACTGTTTCagggaaaaaaagtataaatgtttacattaatatttttaaccaATCTTGTAAAACAATTTCTGAATACTAACATCCTAGCATTCTAAACGTATTTAAaactattgttttttaaaataggaaaacgGACGATGTATTACTAAGCTGGAAAACATGGGGTTTCGAGTGGGACAAGGATTGATAGAAAGGTGAGCAGGTTGGATTTGAAAATTTTCTTGCAGGTAGGTTATAGACAAAGATGATCTATTTCAAAAGATTGCATAAAACttgagatattttaattttaattcctgaatgttatttcttctctttacttcaaaaattaaaatttctttttagatCCAATGCCATTTAACTCgtttattcaaattttattttaatgtttaaagaaaatatatattttatatattttagacttTCTTCCTGAAGTTATTTTAGACTTTCTTCCTGAAGCTACTGAGCAACTATCTAAAATCTTACTGCATTTTCAACTTAAGATCTACTAGGTTCTTTAACTTGCATAGAATTTTTAAGTACATAGGATTGAAATAACTATAGTCTATGTTTATGCATGTAATTATCTTTGAACTTATAAATCAGttctttttagtatttctttctCACTACCTGAATAGTTAAactctgaatatattttatataacaatgTCATGATAATGCTCAGCTCTTTgttcttttgtggtttttttgatGTGCTAGAATGCATTGCACCTGAACTTGTGGCTATAATGTTAGACTAATTTGAGGCCTCATAATTTATGTAACAATGTGAATCTGTTGAGATGGGATCATGTTGCTTGGTGCTTATGACTTTATTAGTGTTAATAAAtgttcagccaggtgtggtggctcatgcctgtaatcccagcactttgggaggccaaggtgggggaatctcttgagctcaggagtttgagaccagccagggtaacaaagtgggaccctgtctctacaaaaatatacagattagctgggcgtggtgacatgtgcctgtggtctcagctgctagggaggctgaggtgggaggatagcttgagcttgggagggAGGTAgacgttgcaatgagccgagatcatgctattgcacctctaacctgggcaacagccagccagaccctgtctcagaaaaaaattaaaattaaaattaaaaaacccaaTAAATGTTCAGTGCTGTTCTGGCATTTGGAAATTAGTTAATAATTAGTCCCTCTTGCTTTTTTTGGAGGATAAATACTGTATTACTTCTAGTTGATCTCTTTAGGTTTACAAAAGATACTGCAAGGTTCAAGGATGAGTTAGATATCATGAAATTCATTTGTAAAGATTTTTGGACTACGGTATTCAAGAAGCAAATCGACAATCTAAGGACAAATCATCAGGTAATTAAATAATTAAGGCCTATATTTTAAAGTCCTTTAACTTAATATAAATATCGTATTTTAGTGACTTATTTAAAACCTAATTTATGGTTaactttggaatatttttatgttatcaatacgttattagtttttttcttctaatagtgTGAACTGAATAAAGACAAAGGGACAGTTATCAGTAATGATAGCTGTTCCTTTTACCCAATTACATGCTATGTTAAGTTTTTTAAAGTAGCAAAAGTCAGGGTGAGAATAGCTTTTAGTATTTGGTTCCTTAGTTACTGTTAATTAGTGGTAATAATATGCAGAAC encodes the following:
- the TRAPPC6B gene encoding trafficking protein particle complex subunit 6B isoform X8, which gives rise to MADEALFLLLHNEMVSGVYKSMEQGEVENGRCITKLENMGFRVGQGLIERFTKDTARFKDELDIMKFICKDFWTTVFKKQIDNLRTNHQGIYVLQDNKFRLLTQMSAGKQYLEHASKANFR